The window CGTCGAAGAACGGCACGAGGATCTCCGTATCGACGTGCAGTACGCCTCGGCTACGCATGCAGCCTCCAGTGTTGTTCGCCGATGCGTTGCAAGCACAGGCGCAGTTCGTTTTCCAGGGCTCGGTCCTCGATCAGCGGCGGGAAGTCCCGGGCCAGTTCTTCCTGCATCACCGCCAGTGCTGGCGGCAATGGGCGGGCGTCGGCTTCCCGGCTGCGCAGCCAGACACCCTGGTTGGCGGCCAGCAGCGTGGCGGCGGCAACCTGTTCGGTCAGCTCCAGCACGCGAATGGCGTCGCGGGCGGCGATGGTGCCCATGCTGACCTTATCCTGGTTATGGCACTCGGTTGAACGCGAAAACACGCTCGCCGGCAGGGTGTTTTTCAGCGCCTCGGCGGTCCAGGCACTGGCGCCGATCTGCACGGCCTTGAAACCATGGTTGAGCATGGCGCGTTCGCTGCTCGAACCGGACAGGTTGCTCGGCAGGCCGTGGTTGTAGCGCACGTCCACCAGCAGGGCGAGCTGGCGGTCGAGCAGATCGGCGACGTTGGCCACCAGGTTCTTCAGGCTGTCCATGGCGAAGGCGATATGCCCGCCGTAGAAGTGCCCGCCGTGCAGGACGCGTTCCTGCTCGGCGTCGATGATCGGGTTGTCGTTGGCGCTGTTCAGTTCGGTCTCGATGAAGCCGCGCAGCCAGCCCAGGCTGTCGGCCAGCACGCCGAGCACATGCGGGGCGCAACGCAGCGAGTAGCGATCCTGCAGGCGATGCAGCGGCGCGGTCGGCGCGTCGATGGCCAGGTCCTGGCGCAGCCAGGCGGCCACCTGCATCT of the Pseudomonas vanderleydeniana genome contains:
- a CDS encoding HAL/PAL/TAL family ammonia-lyase, encoding MTMHPLEPVTFGELPLRIEDVLALANRQVPTQLQDDPAYRQRIAKGAQFLDSLLDKEGVIYGVTTGYGDSCVVAVPLQHVEALPRHLYTFHGCGLGKLLDPQATRAVLAARLQSLCHGVSGVRVELLERLQAFLDLDILPLIPEEGSVGASGDLTPLSYVAATLSGEREVLFRGERRQASDVHRELGWDPLVLRPKEALALMNGTAVMTGLACLAFARADYLLRLATRITALNVVALQGNPEHFDERLFAAKPHPGQMQVAAWLRQDLAIDAPTAPLHRLQDRYSLRCAPHVLGVLADSLGWLRGFIETELNSANDNPIIDAEQERVLHGGHFYGGHIAFAMDSLKNLVANVADLLDRQLALLVDVRYNHGLPSNLSGSSSERAMLNHGFKAVQIGASAWTAEALKNTLPASVFSRSTECHNQDKVSMGTIAARDAIRVLELTEQVAAATLLAANQGVWLRSREADARPLPPALAVMQEELARDFPPLIEDRALENELRLCLQRIGEQHWRLHA